A single window of Solenopsis invicta isolate M01_SB chromosome 3, UNIL_Sinv_3.0, whole genome shotgun sequence DNA harbors:
- the LOC105197335 gene encoding uncharacterized protein LOC105197335, which produces MKIDWIIKTVRDIKDEAVRKNEIKILIKEVVQEELGNVKQELENFKKIIQGAAYGSREGLQRSYSEAIKEKKKENVIIVKTKLQQENEDTKKVIKEKVDIKNTAMTGALRALTEVLDGYRIDITALQEIRWTGQGTIDKQRHTVIIKSHAPTEEKPQNEKEEFYEDLEAVYRHCPKNDIKIIMGDMNAKVRQEPIFSLTIGRNTFHKKSNDNGLRLINLAALLNMASTCFQNRNIHKAALVSPDGSTNQIDHLLIETRHGSDILDCHRYRGANVDLDHYLVIAKLRLSAWPTALTLDLAFRTEETLGMDDRWNRVKREMRSGLEETVGLERHTGREKWYDEESAEATRARNKAYKRMQTRKTRATTEEYQEKRRAEKRIHRAKKRAFFERQLQSVENLNRAT; this is translated from the exons ATGAAAATAGATTGGATTATAAAAACTGTAAGAGACATAAAAGATGAGGCGGTgcgtaaaaatgaaataaaaatattgattaaagaaGTAGTTCAAGAAGAATTAggaaatgttaaacaagaactGGAAAACTTCAAGAAAATAATTCAGGGAGCAGCATATGGATCAAGGGAAGGTTTGCAGAGAAGCTACAGTGAAgcgattaaagaaaagaaaaaagaaaatgttataattgttaaGACGAAATTGCAGCAGGAGAATGAAGACACGAAAAAAGTGATAAAAGAAAAGGTGGATATAAAGAATACGGCAAT GACCGGTGCACTGAGGGCTCTCACCGAAGTACTGGACGGTTATAGAATCGACATTACGGCACTGCAAGAAATACGGTGGACTGGGCAGGGAACTATTGATAAGCAGAGGCATACCGT tattataaaatcaCATGCGCCCACGGAAGAGAAGCCGCAAAATGAGAAAGAAGAATTCTATGAGGATCTTGAAGCGGTGTACAGACACTGCCCAAAGAATGATATTAAGATAATAATGGGTGATATGAATGCTAAAGTTAGACAGGAGCCAATCTTCAGCCTGACAATAGGGAGAAACACCTTTCATAAAAAGAGCAACGACAATGGGCTCCGCCTCATAAATCTTGCCGCGTTACTTAACATGGCCAGTACGTGTTTCCAGAACAGAAACATACATAAAGCAGCGTTGGTCTCACCGGATGGCAGTACAAATCAAATTGATCACCTCTTGATTGAAACCAGGCATGGTTCGGACATATTGGACTGTCACCGCTACAGAGGAGCTAACGTAGACTTAGACCACTATCTAGTCATTGCCAAACTAAGG CTGAGCGCCTGGCCGACAGCCTTAACACTTGACTTAGCCTTCCGCACTGAGGAGACGCTTGGAATGGATGACAGGTGGAACAGGGTGAAGAGAGAGATGCGGAGTGGATTGGAGGAAACTGTTGGCCTGGAGCGACATACTGGGAGAGAAAAGTGGTATGATGAGGAGAGTGCAGAAGCTACAAGGGCAAGAAACAAAGCATATAAAAGGATGCAGACTCGGAAGACTAGAGCAACGACGGAGGAGTACCAGGAGAAAAGACGAGCGGAGAAACGAATCCATAGAGCGAAGAAAAGAGCCTTTTTTGAGAGGCAGCTACAAAGCGTCGAAAACCTAAACAGAGCTACGTAA
- the LOC105197334 gene encoding phospholipase A2 inhibitor and Ly6/PLAUR domain-containing protein yields MSNFTKWHFVLIVISCVSIGHALECYVCTDQEGNRDKCLNTIKTCEQGQDVCLTEIKWGSTPYWSQGAKKQFYVSKRCATKRECERLQRNNMPDCTHIWYQDWKCSSCCQGDRCNYYVISSGNKRKTHNGIFAITFLISFLGTLRYQ; encoded by the exons ATGTCAAATTTTACGAAGTGGCATTTTGTGCTAATTGTTATCTCTTGCGTGTCAATCG GCCACGCCCTGGAGTGTTATGTTTGCACAGATCAGGAGGGCAATCGAGATAAATGCTTGAACACCATCAAAACCTGTGAACAGGGGCAGGATGTATGCCTGACAGAGATTAAATGGGGCA GTACACCATATTGGTCTCAGGGtgcaaagaaacaattttatgtcTCTAAAAGATGTGCTACTAAAAGAGAATGCGAAAGGCTGCAGCGTAATAATATGCCCGACTGCACTCATATCTGGTATCAGGACTGGAAGTGTTCCTCTTGCTGTCAAGGTGATAGATGTAATTACTATGTTATT tctagtggaaacaaaagaaaaacacaTAATGGTATATTTGCCATAACATTCTTGATCTCCTTCTTGGGCACATTGAGATATCAATGA